Proteins encoded in a region of the Oscarella lobularis chromosome 5, ooOscLobu1.1, whole genome shotgun sequence genome:
- the LOC136187148 gene encoding CAP-Gly domain-containing linker protein 1-like — MSQLPKPSGLRQPSKIARPPAETRLKPPSAGATAAIKPQGQLKPPSSKLTRPTSSSGPRSPSTAKKETTPSPVLARDSGTTSSASRSTSLAIGDRVVVGGAKSGTLRFLGPTHFAKGEWAGIELEEAQGKNDGSIGGTRYFTCQPSYGIFARPEKLEKAKTKEEPKKSVLKSNPIAMSTPMPAGKGSAAAAAAASASVADLQIGDRVLVGGVKNGVLRFLGPTEFSKGVWAGVELEEPIGKNDGSVAGKRYFECPPLFGLFAPKHRVEKVAGSANTTFTVKQKETVVRTETVETQAPAALPMIPKSESATMLGNLKTEMQNQIDELKKENESLHSQLSEERSKTEDLEFRLEEETVSKTQEDDTISLSVFEKELVAVKQQANALKERLEVSVVGKDQSDKAVKKLEEELKETSFTLKQTQAKLEDLTSELDEKDVKLAEKDVELDVAKEQAIKRTDEAQRIQTELSSVQANLESVLETLEKTKNQCEADQLQLKELESNVEADRALLLTQKSEMEKLTALVNEKESAIEKESQLRADAEKQLRATQEEAEKVQRELGTQKTIVAKLTAELQHVESEQTSKGVEVESTTTELRSVKGQLSAMEQTNKDLAERNGALQKQVSDLEATLSESSAEMEKNVKNLGNEKAELQDKLEVAVRATNDTEAKLSATTTDLAKIQLEYEGSQKELSELKIQLSSSDTKVQQLSSDKSKLEQQIKDLLQSTGTTSDKVAHLSKQLKEKDLEVDDLRKNLAAGKVKEKEIEDKLSSLTAKHESTEREASSLKEKLQEEKKERELAFATTEKQLSAERDRVKELEVQMSAKTEEATAAGSSLAAAKEEISALQENAANSGQELKNLGEKIEALQRELTEEKRLRQNVEEQLQAKASQAEDSRKEVESLQLELTGSLESVKTAKGRETELQAKVDELQAKVDELQAKVDELEKSLEEREAALKKVKARGEELEAQLKSQESRVQELTESSGATAERLSSLSAQLEEKDRAVKELDTTKSQLAEEIQNLKTELASKDVYADNLKTSQKEMDDELKRRDDLVKEKESRVSQLERELDQMRAAFEEAKTNVTSLESRLTNESEQLAKLTSARDEALKLREKADVELERLRREKDETDHKAERLKKELQATVDENEMLRKDKETAEMSRDEAQGMMMKKSAEVERLSKEASDHEMAIELLEGEKEALESRVSELTESLANAEMQAATATAATGALEGDEMLIARIQTLENELVEERESAEAGGQVDFLNSVIVDLQRKNEILEARLKAMEQGIELDESDLQLMEDLGEDPMVKREPPARLFCDICDEFDQHDTDDCPVQSSSGAPEGSQHHGKRHEERPYCDNCETFGHWTEDCDATETF, encoded by the exons ATGAGCCAACTTCCGAAGCCGTCCGGGCTGCGACAGCCTAGCAAGATAGCTCGTCCGCCAGCCGAAACGCGACTGAAACCTCCGTCGGCAGGGGCCACGGCGGCGATCAAGCCCCAAGGTCAACTAAAACCGCCGTCCTCCAAGCTCACCCGGCCCACGAGCTCTTCGGGACCTCGGAGTccatcgacggcgaaaaaagagacgacgccgtcgcccgtTCTCGCACGCGACAGCGGCACCACATCAAGCGcctcgcgatcgacgtcgctcgcgatcggcgatcgcgtcgtcgtcggcggcgcgaaATCGGGAACGCTTCGCTTTCTCGGGCCGACCCATTTCGCGAAAGGAGAATGGGCGGGCatcgaattggaagaggCGCAGGGAAAAAACGACGGATCGATAGGCGGAACGCGCTACTTCACGTGCCAACCCTCCTACGGCATATTTGCGAGACCGGAGAAATTggaaaaggcgaaaacgaaggaggAGCCGAAGAAATCCGTTTTGAAGAGTAATCCAATTGCCATGTCGACTCCGATGCCTGCGGGAAAAggttcggcggcggcggcggcggcggcgagcgctTCGGTTGCCGATCTTCAGATTGGCGATCGGGTTCTCGTTGGCGGTGTAAAGAACGGCGTCCTGCGTTTTCTGGGTCCCACGGAGTTTTCCAAGGGAGTATGGGCTGGAGTTGAGTTGGAGGAACCGATAGGCAAGAACGATGGTTCGGTGGCGGGAAAAAG GTATTTTGAGTGTCCGCCTCTGTTTGGATTGTTCGCTCCGAAGCATCGGGTCGAGAAGGTTGCAGGGTCCGCTAACACGACGTTTACTGTGAAGCAAAAGGAG ACTGTGGTAAGGACAGAAACTGTAGAAACCCAGGCACCTGCCGCTCTGCCTATGATTCCCAAATCAGAGTCGGCCACAATG CTTGGCAATTTGAAAACAGAGATGCAGAACCAGATTGATGaactgaagaaagagaacgaatcTCTTCACTCGCAACTATCCGAAGAGAGAAG CAAAACCGAAGATCTCGAATTTCGTTTGGAAGAGGAGACCGTGTCAAAAACTCAGGAAGAC GATACAATATCGCTTAGCgtatttgaaaaagaacttgtcgccgtcaaacAGCAGGCAAATGCCTTGAAGGAAAGGCTAGAAGTGTCAGTG GTCGGAAAAGATCAATCAGACAAAGCGGTCAAGAAATTGGAAGAGGAACTGAAGGAGACGTCTTTCACCTTGAAGCAGACGCAGGCAAAATTAGAAGATTTGACGAgcgaactcgacgaaaaagatgTGAAATTGGCCGAGAAGGACGTCGAGTTGGACGTGGCAAAGGAACAGGCGATCAAGAGAACGGACGAAGCTCAGCGTATTCAAACGGAGCTCTCCTCCGTTCAGGCGAACCTTGAATCGGTATTGGAAACGCTAGAGAAAACAAAG aatcAGTGTGAGGCCGATCAGCTGCAATTGAAAGAGCTCGAGAGTAACGTCGAAGCCGATCGAGCTCTTCTTCTGACGCAGAAATCCGAGATGGAAAAATTGACGGCGCTAGTGAACGAAAAAGAATCGGCAATCGAAAAGGAAAGCCAACTTCGTGCGGACGCCGAGAAACAACTTCGCGCGACGCAGGAGGAAGCGGAAAAAGTTCAGCGCGAATTGGGAACGCAAAAGACGATCGTGGCGAAATTGACGGCAGAGCTGCAGCACGTG GAATCAGAGCAAACCAGTAAAGGAGTTGAAGTCGAATCTACTACTACTGAGCTCAGGA GTGTAAAGGGACAGCTTTCTGCCATGGAACAAACTAATAAAGATTTGGCAGAGAGGAACGGCGCTCTGCAGAAGCAAGTGTCCGATTTGGAGGCAACGCTCAGCGAGAGTAGCGCAGAAATGGAGAAAAATGTGAAGAATCTT GGAAACGAGAAGGCTGAATTGCAAGATAAGCTCGAGGTGGCAGTTCGTGCTACAAACG ATACTGAAGCGAAGCTTAGCGCTACAACAACTGATCTGGCGAAGATTCAACTGGAATATGAAGGGTCTCAAAAGGAGCTGTCTG AGCTGAAAATTCAATTGAGTAGCTCCGACACCAAAGTGCAGCAATTATCTTCAGACAAATCCAAACTG GAACAACAGATAAAGGATCTCCTACAGTCTACGGGGACGACTTCCGATAAAGTGGCTCATCTGTCGAAACagctgaaggaaaaagatTT GGAAGTGGACGATCTTAGAAAAAATTTGGCGGCGGGAAAAgtcaaggaaaaggaaatcgagGATAAATTGTCTTCTCTTACA GCGAAGCACGAATCAACTGAACGTGAGGCTAGTAGCctgaaggaaaaattgcaggaagaaaagaaagagagggaACTCGCTTTCGCAACGACGGAA aaacAACTATCGGCTGAGAGGGATAGGGTAAAAGAATTGGAAGTCCAAATGAGTGCGAAAACTGAagaagcgacggcggctgGTTCTTCGTTAGCTGCAGCCAAGGAGGAGATCAGCGCTCTGCAAGAAAACGCGGCGAATAGCGGTCAAGAGCTGAAGAACTTAGGAGAAAAGATAGAGGCACTTCAAAGGGAATTGACAGAGGAGAAGCGTTTGCGCCAGAACGTGGAAGAACAGCTGCAGGCTAAA GCTTCTCAGGCGGAGGATAgcagaaaagaagtcgagtCTCTGCAGCTAGAATTGACAG GGAGTCTGGAATCAGTGAAAACAGCTAAAGGGAGAGAGACTGAACTGCAGGCGAAAGTAGACGAACTGCAGGCGAAAGTAGACGAACTGCAGGCGAAAGTAGACGAGTTAGAAAAGTCGCTGGAAGAAAGGGAAGCAGCACTGAAGAAAGTGAAAGCGAGAGGGGAAGAGCTAGAAGCGCAGCTTAAGTCTCAG GAAAGTCGCGTGCAAGAATTGACGGAAAGTTCAGGGGCTACTGCAGAACGGCTTTCATCTCTTAGCGCTCAactagaagagaaagatcg CGCTGTAAAAGAGTTAGATACGACCAAGTCACAGTTAgctgaagaaattcaaaatctgAAAACAGAATTGGCTTCAAAA GATGTCTATGCTGACAATTTAAAGACCAGTCAGAAAGAGATggacgacgaattgaagCGACGAGATGATCTAGTGAAAGAAAAG GAGTCGCGCGTGAGTCAACTTGAGCGAGAACTTGATCAAATGCGAGCGGCTTTTGAAGAAGCAAAGACCAACGTCACATCGTTGGAATCGCGTTTGACGAATGAGAGCGAGCAATTGGCGAAGTTGACGAGCGCCAGAGACGAGGCCCTGAAACTTCGCGAGAAGGCTGACGTCGAGTTGGAACGACTTAGAagggaaaaagacgaaaccGACCACAAGGCCGAGCGATTGAAAAAAGAACTACAAGCGACTgtcgacgaaaatgaaaTGCTTCGAAAAGACAAGGAGACTGCCGAAATGTCGAGAGATGAAGCGCAGGgaatgatgatgaagaaatCGGCGGAGGTGGAAAGATTGTCCAAAGAGGCATCTGACCATGAG ATGGCTATAGAGTTGCTGgaaggagaaaaggaggCGCTGGAGAGTCGCGTGTCAGAGTTGACGGAAAGTCTCGCTAATGCTGAGATGCAAGctgcaacggcgacggccgcTACCGGGGCTTTAGAAGGAG ATGAAATGCTTATAGCGAGAATCCAGACGTTGGAAAACGAACTGGtcgaggaaagagaaagtgcCGAGGCAGGAGGACAG GTTGACTTTCTCAACAGCGTCATCGTGGATTTGCAGCGGAAAAACGAAATACTAGAAGCGAGATTAAAAGCAATGGAGCAAGGAATCGAACTCGACGAATCCGATCTCCAACTAAT GGAAGATCTAGGAGAGGATCCCATGGTGAAGAGAGAGCCTCCCGCTCGCCTTTTCTGCGACATCTGCGACGAATTTGACCAGCACGACACCGATGACTGTCCCGTACAGTCGAGCAGCGGCGCGCCAGAAGGATCGCAGCATCACGGGAAGCGGCACGAAGAGCGACCTTATTGCGACAACTGCGAAA cttTTGGTCACTGGACCGAAGATTGCGATGCAACTGAG ACGTTTTGA
- the LOC136187318 gene encoding adrenodoxin-like protein 1, mitochondrial, which yields MLSRFRCVNRLKKGLGTGIQAARDLLPRSRTSRSLRIGFPRFSPGEYEMEDPKSEDDVVNVTFVDRDGVERRVRGKVGDNVLYLAHRYGIELEGACEASLACSTCHVYVDHRHFDSLPEPKEEEEDMLDLAVFLQENSRLGCQIVLAKELDELRLTLPKATRNFYVDGHVPQPH from the coding sequence atGCTCAGCCGATTTCGTTGCGTGAATCGATTAAAGAAAGGCTTGGGAACTGGAATTCAAGCTGCTCGCGACCTCCTTCCTCGAAGTCGCACGTCTCGCTCGCTCCGAATCGGTTTTCCGCGCTTCTCGCCGGGAGAATACGAAATGGAAGACCCGAAatcggaagacgacgtcgtcaacgtgacgttcgtcgatcgcgacggcgtcgaacgtcgcgtaCGCGGCAAAGTGGGCGACAACGTCCTCTATCTCGCCCATCGGTACGGAATCGAATTGGAAGGCGCGTgcgaagcgtcgctcgcgtgCTCCACGTGCCACGTCTACGTCGATCACCGGCATTTTGACTCGCTTCCCGAaccgaaagaagaagaggaggacatGCTCGATTtagccgtttttcttcaggaaaATTCGCGGCTTGGATGTCAAATCGTGCTGGCAAAAGAACTCGACGAACTAAGACTAACTCTaccgaaagcgacgagaaatttctACGTGGACGGTCACGTGCCTCAGCCCCATTGA
- the LOC136187319 gene encoding E3 ubiquitin-protein ligase XIAP-like has protein sequence MATATMATNNEEETRYESFFDNGLLRLPATCPHSPREFAKKGFFYRGKEARDEVVCYTCGVGISEWEPHDDIDSEHRRFRSICPLLKKTAHCTDDEEPKRQDLSSSLAASLALASSESKAFSASSVARDRAAVHDGESGVRHGETEGEYNIDDGDSLRCNFVEENIETDRRHQSSRGVNVATRPDTFRGRETIATTALATGELVEVERPESEVYSFESNVLSALSAARERTVSDDEEGGIRHTFFDETEAENNDDGDSRFSPRSNFVELEKSAIETEANWRHLDSREVCAGQESETTRIVASAVETPKSDVPCFDDWETSENSALCSICTIRPRNRVAMPCGHVFCAQCLDWAFDHGDKCLLGCGSKIEKPL, from the exons atggcgacggcgacgatggcgacgaacaacgaagaagaaacacgTTACGAGTCATTCTTCGACAACGGACTCCTCCGGTTACCAGCGACTTGTCCGCACAGCCCTAGAGAATTCGCGAAGAAGGGATTCTTCTATCGCGGAAAGGAGGCGCGCGATGAAGTCGTTTGTTACACGTGTGGCGTCGGAATTAGCGAATGGGAGCCACACGACGACATAGACAGTGAACATCGACGATTCCGCTCGATCTGCCCGCTGCTCAAAAAAACGGCCCACTGcactgacgacgaagagccCAAGCGCCAAGATCTCTCGTCATCGCTGGCGGCATCGCTGGCTTTGGCTTCGTCCGAATCCAAAGCCTTTTCCGCGTCGAGTGTAGCGCGTGATCGCGCAGCAGTCCACGACGGCGAGAGCGGCGTTCGACACGGCGAAACGGAAGGTGAATAcaacatcgacgacggcgactcgCTCAGATGCAACTTCGTCGAAGAGAATATCGAAaccgatcgacgtcatcagtcTTCGCGGGGGGTCAACGTGGCGACTCGCCCAGACACATTTCGAGGCCGAGAGACGATCGCCACCACCGCGCTTGCCACTGGTGAATTGGTTGAAGTCGAAAGGCCCGAGAGCGAAGTGTACAGCTTTGAATCAAACGTCTTGTCGGCGTTGAGCGCAGCGCGCGAGCGCACAGTCTCCGATGATGAAGAGGGCGGCATTCGACACACGTTCTTTGACGAAACGGAAGCCGAAaacaatgacgacggcgactcgCGCTTTTCGCCTAGATCTAACTTCGTCGAGCTCGAAAAGAGTGCAATCGAAACCGAAGCTAATTGGCGTCATCTCGACTCGCGGGAGGTCTGCGCGGGCCAAGAGTCAGAGACAACTCGGATCGTCGCATCGGCTGTCGAGACGCCCAAAAGCGACGTGCCTTGCTTCGATGATTGGGAGACGAGTGAAAACAGTGCACTCTGTTCGATCTGTACGATAAGACCTCGAAATCGTGTTGCGATGCCGTGCGGACACGTTTTCTGCGCTCAATGCCTCGACTGGGCATTCGATCACGGCGATAAGTGTCTTTTGGGATGCGGGAGTAAGATTGAAAA GCCTCTCTGA
- the LOC136187159 gene encoding mRNA export factor GLE1-like — MSSPSVSSSVVQALASSSKGRLQYDREWNFSKANTLKTFHECAAEPKLSSPLFRTVSSKWKDRSYRRPQSRESSLSGDENDDSDYDAVSSSCDSDDEQSNGFPGPYHALDQSLEAGKTEVSIRHHEQEGEKKIQEKVDKRRQQFREKSQTFEAAAMRECASRTTAYRQAEQALCLDLAEEMRRISLECEEKRVEAERSRQQKRTERIDFLKQGEAKRHEIAQEERRREEEAQRRREAIIRIKSNHHNILHLAAEAKHLLTQCEHKSHLDESAEQLVKDIERKAEKTKQLVTEAEATEFLVPLVQNTETAETESKTAIDTLKQLIGKAALKAKKAAEEEKAKKEEEVRKKKEAEEKLKQQKQASRELDAKLPAHLKDCISPSAHALYFRLQKKQQEIAKRCESITAQGDAQSKKKKFDLQKAVSVPVNAISSQSAAHLRDKVSRLSDLLNGKTVEVSGAKINVGVHKDGSLFCLDYLAKKLVLQGSQQVSSNHESAFPFAAVTVGLWEQFPELGELLLAHFHSTCPYTVPVYIPKTQGQSSNEHYKALGYRVNEEDGTVESDDKYEKRMSGIIRLYAAIIQSTPPRGVGKAHPHGIEHGWTWLSRLVNLSPRSNITATMLYDFLEVAGHDLMKTYKKQFQKLLVLICKEFYPKIEAVTSESKRGPVTRLKLFLETCIKSGKIPEPKGRLSPSFWTRQATPPPSFDDYPGY; from the exons ATGTCTTCCCCGTCGGTGTCTTCTTCCGTTGTACAAGCCctcgcttcgtcttccaaaGGTCGTCTACAGTACGACCGAGAATGGAACTTTTCTAAAGCCAATACGCTT AAAACGTTTCACGAGTGCGCAGCGGAACCCAAGCTGTCCTCTCCTCTCTTTCGTACCGTCAGCAGCAAATGGAAGGACAGATCGTACCGGAGACCACAGTCAAGAGAAAGCAGTctgagcggcgacgagaacgacgactcaGACTACGATGcggtgtcgtcgtcgtgcgacaGTGACGATGAACAATCGAACGGCTTTCCCGGCCCATACCACGCACTAGATCAGAGTCTCGAAGCGGGAAAAACCGAAGTCTCGATTCGACACCACGAACAAGagggagagaaaaagattcaa GAAAAAGTGGACAAAAGGAGGCAGCAGTTTCGAGAGAAATCGCAAACATTTGAAGCAGCAGCGATGAGGGAATGTGCCTCTAGGACTACAGCGTATCGACAAGCTGAGCAAGCCCTTTGCCTTGATCTTGCTGAAGAGATGAGACGAAT ATCATTAGAGTGTGAAGAAAAGAGGGTTGAAGCTGAGAGGTCAAGACAGCAAAAGAGAACG GAAcgcattgattttttgaaacaGGGAGAAGCAAAAAGGCACGAAATAGCTCAAGAGGAACGCAGGAG AGAGGAAGAAGCacagcgaagacgagaagcaataataagaataaaatcaaatcatCACAATATACTACATTTGGCAGCGGAAGCAAAACACTTGCTAACTCAGTGTGAACATAAAAGTCATCTAGATGAATCCGCTGAGCAGTTGGTGAAAGACATAGAGAGAAAGGCTGAGAAAACCAAGCAGCTCGTGACGGAAGCGGAAGCGACCGAATTCCTTGTACCCCTAGTCCAGAACACAGAGACTGCTGAAACGGAATCTAAGACAGCCATAGATACGTTGAAGCAGTTGATTGGAAAGGCTGCattgaaagcaaaaaaggctgctgaggaagaaaaagcaaagaaggaagaggaagttcgaaaaaagaaggaggCTGAAGAGAAACTCAAGCAACAGAAGCAG GCATCTCGTGAGCTCGATGCCAAATTGCCAG CTCACCTAAAAGATTGTATCTCTCCATCTGCTCATGCACTGTATTTTCGCCTTCAGAAAAAACAGCAGGAAATAGCCAAACGCTGCGAATCAATCACCGCTCAAGGAGACGCTCAG tcgaagaagaaaaagtttgaTCTGCAGAAAGCCGTCAGCGTACCCGTGAATGCCATATCCTCGCAGTCTGCCGCTCACCTGCGAGACAAAGTGTCTCGTCTGTCGGATTTGCTCAATGGCAAAACCGTTGAGGTTTCAGGGGCAAAGATCAACGTCGGTGTGCACAAGGACGGTTCTCTTTTCTGCCTTGATTACCTCGCCAAGAAACTTGTT CTTCAAGGGTCACAACAGGTTTCTTCTAACCACGAATCCGCGTTTCCGTTTGCTGCGGTGACGGTGGGACTATGGGAGCAATTTCCTGAGCTAGGAGAACTCCTACTAGCTCACTTTCATAGCACCTGTCCCTACACCGTTCCAGTATACATTCCAAAAACGCAAGGCCAGTCATCAAATGAACACTACAA AGCTTTGGGGTATCGAGTAAATGAGGAGGATGGCACTGTTGAGTCTGACGACAAATATGAGAAACGAATGTCTGGCATAATTCGCCTTTACGCCGCTATTATTCAATCTACGCCTCCCAGAGGAGTCGGAAAG GCTCATCCCCATGGGATTGAGCATGGATGGACGTGGCTGTCTCGTTTGGTGAATCTTTCACCCAGATCAAATATTACGGCCACTATGCtttatgattttttagaG GTTGCCGGTCACGACTTAATGAAGACGTACAAGAAGCAGTTTCAGAAGCTTCTAGTATTAATCTGCAAAGAATTTTATCCAAA AATAGAGGCCGTGACTTCAGAAAGTAAAAGGGGTCCGGTCACTCGTCTAAAATTGTTTTTAGAG acATGCATCAAATCGGGAAAGATTCCAGAGCCCAAAGGACGTCTGTCTCCCTCTTTTTGGACCAGACAAGCCACTCCGCCACCGAGTTTCGACGATTATCCGGGTTATTAG
- the LOC136187177 gene encoding queuine tRNA-ribosyltransferase catalytic subunit 1-like — MAGKRYPLQFHILAECPVTRARVAKMELPHGVVDTPVFMPVGTQGTLKGLTTDQLKNLGCRIMLGNTYHLALRPGTSVLDKAAGLHRFMDWDRALLTDSGGFQMVSLLKLAEVTEEGVKFQSPHENDSTSEMLLTPEKSIEIQNSIGADIMMQLDDVVHSSTTGSRLEEAMERTIRWLDRCIVANKRPDKQNLFPIVQGGLNADLRRRCAEELKKRDLAGYAIGGLSGGEEKSCFWRMVELSTRILPLEKPRYLMGVGYAVDLVVCCALGCDMFDCVFPTRTARFGTALVATGCLNLKNKGFRFDFEPIDADCPCSTCRNHSRAYLHALFGSKESTACHLLTIHNVAYQLNLMESLRKSILEKRFPRFVEDFMTTMYPSKDYPDWVVDALAAVNISLGK; from the coding sequence ATGGCTGGTAAACGCTATCCCTTGCAGTTTCACATCCTCGCCGAATGTCCGGTGACGAGAGCGCGCGTCGCCAAGATGGAGCTGCcgcacggcgtcgtcgacacgCCCGTTTTCATGCCGGTCGGCACGCAGGGAACTCTCAAGGGCCTGACGACAGATCAGCTCAAGAACCTCGGATGCCGAATCATGCTCGGCAACACGTATCACTTGGCTCTCCGCCCGGGAACGTCGGTTCTCGACAAGGCGGCCGGTTTGCATCGCTTCATGGACTGGGATCGAGCTCTTCTCACGGACAGCGGCGGATTTCAAATGGTCTCCCTACTCAAACTAGCCGAAGTCACCGAGGAGGGCGTCAAGTTCCAATCGCCgcacgaaaacgattcgacgagcgaaatgCTTCTCACCCCGGAAAAATCCatagaaattcaaaattcaatAGGTGCCGATATTATGATGCaactcgatgacgtcgtacACAGCAGCACGACGGGAAGTCGACTCGAGGAGGCGATGGAGCGTACGATTCGTTGGCTCGATCGATGCATCGTCGCCAACAAGCGACCAGACAAACAGAATCTCTTCCCGATCGTCCAAGGCGGACTGAACGCCGACTTGAGACGTCGTTGCGCTGAAGAACTGAAGAAACGCGATTTGGCTGGATACGCAATCGGTGGCCTATCGGGGGGCGAGGAGAAGTCGTGCTTTTGGCGCATGGTTGAACTGTCCACGCGCATTCTGCCGTTGGAGAAGCCTCGCTATCTAATGGGAGTTGGCTACGCCGTCGATTTGGTCGTCTGCTGCGCGTTGGGGTGCGATATGTTTGATTGCGTCTTTCCCACGCGGACGGCGCGCTTTGGAACGGCGCTCGTTGCGACCGGATGTCTCAATCTGAAAAATAAAGGATTTCGGTTCGATTTTGAGCCTATTGACGCGGACTGTCCTTGTTCGACGTGTCGGAATCATTCGCGGGCCTATTTGCACGCTCTCTTTGGATCGAAGGAGTCGACGGCCTGTCACCTTTTGACTATACACAACGTCGCTTATCAACTGAACCTCATGGAATCGCTAAGAAAGAGCATACTTGAAAAGCGGTTTCCTCGTTTCGTTGAAGACTTTATGACGACGATGTATCCATCAAAGGATTATCCCGATTGGGTTGTAGACGCTCTAGCTGCCGTGAATATCAGCCTAGGGAAATAA
- the LOC136187164 gene encoding poly(A)-specific ribonuclease PNLDC1-like, producing MCEVTRDNFDELLPQIKNDIDKSIFVAVDAEFSGMVAKDLDYLPLTEDAAARYRRVRENIQLFTLTQFGLSTFVYDRSTNSFQAHSYNFYLFPSQCGNYDPRIMFQSSSVTFLQRLDFDFNKVIFEGIPFLNSEQEESLRRQKFKRSFQDIHEVKKRLQRLIRWLSEAIEGSTLELGPLDNVCHEIFKQEIKKKLPEAVVDSEIIIGRQIVTCLKAVPKATSMVFDVSVSRGDTEHDEDLEMEEIDWTGLVDEALGFTKVFRHLCESKKPIVGHNLLHDLMFLYEKFHAPLPERYEDYKREIHRILPSVYDTKLLYRELKKNLSRSLMVQFSSLDELYYGLKSKSARFLAPKIGHADNFSRYNDTGCLHEAGYDAYVTGFVFLRFLHLCVVDGVRPSDRKSIKFSQYINLAQPHKNRIPLSRACMPYFNLEGPDPEPYPLVSIHVSLREGADVGLLDQLPRLLAGYGFLDVEQLSPTTAKLVSASGARTSYMLEELKDHPSLILRAYRFYDHPSAKRAVKIFVGVALTVLGGIGCYCVCKK from the exons ATGTGCGAGGTAACACGCGACAACTTCGACGAACTTCTGCCTCAGATCAAGAACGACATAGAcaagtcgattttcgtcg ccgtcgacgccgaattcTCGGGCATGGTTGCAAAAGACTTAGACTATCTTCC ATTGACGGAAGACGCCGCCGCGAGATATCGAAGGGTGCGAGAGAACATTCAACTCTTCACTCTAACCCAGTTTG GTCTTTCGACGTTCGTTTATGATCGCTCTACCAACAG CTTTCAAGCGCATTCATATAACTTCTATCTGTTTCCAAGTCAGTGTGGAAATTATGATCCTCGTATCATGTTTCAG TCTTCAAGTGTGACGTTTCTTCAGCGTCTTGATTTTGACTTCAACAAA gtcATATTTGAAGGAATACCCTTCTTAAATTCTGAGCAG GAAGAATCGctgcgacgtcaaaaattcaaaag ATCTTTTCAGGATATTCATGAAGTCAAGAAACGTTTGCAGAGATTGATTCGATGGCTATCTGAGGCCATTGAAGGAAGCACGCTTGAGCTCGGACCACTGGACA ACGTCTGCCACGAAATATTCAAACAGGAAATCAAGAAGAAACTACCTGAAGCAGTTGTAGATAGCGAGATTATTATTGGAAGACAG ATTGTGACATGTCTAAAGGCAGTGCCCAAGGCAACGTCAATGGTTTTTGACGTAAGCGTTTCTAGAGGAGATACGGAACACGATGAGGATTTAGAGATGGAAGAAATAGACTGGACTGG GCttgtcgacgaagcgcttGGATTTACCAAAGTCTTCAGGCACTTGtgtgaatcaaaaaag CCAATTGTGGGACACAATCTCCTGCATGATTTGATGTTTTTGTACGAAAAATTTCACGCACCTTTACCAG AGCGGTATGAAGACTACAAGCGAGAAATTCACAGAATACTTCCGTCTGTATATGACACCAAACTGCTCTATCGTGAACTGAAAAAG AATCTGTCTCGGTCTCTGATGGTTCAGTTTTCTTCATTGGACGAATTATACTACGGACTGAAAAG CAAGAGTGCAAGATTTCTGGCCCCTAAAATAGGCCATGCAGATAATTTCTCAAGATACA ACGACACAGGTTGCCTCCACGAAGCTGGCTATGATGCTTATGTTACTGGTTTTG TCTTCCTTCGTTTTTTGCATTTGTGTGTGGTTGACGGAGTGAG GCCCTCGGATCGCAAGTCAATAAAATTTTCTCAATACATTAATCTTGCTCAACCACATAAGAACAGAATACCGTTGTCAAGAGCATGTATGCCCTACTTT AATTTGGAAGGACCTGATCCAGAGCCATATCCTTTGGTTTCCATTCACGTGTCTTTGCGTGAGGGAGCAGATGTTGGGCTACTTGATCAG CTTCCTCGACTTCTGGCTGGCTACGGATTTCTTGATGTTGAGCAATTGAGTCCCACCACGGCAAAGCTCGTGTCAGCCAGTGGAGCAAG GACATCTTATATGCTTGAAGAGTTGAAAGATCATCCTTCTCTTATTCTGAGAGCGTACAGATTCTATGATCACCCTTCTGCAAAAAGAGCTGTCAA AATATTTGTTGGAGTCGCACTTACGGTTTTGGGTGGAATTGGGTGCTACTGCGTGTGTAAAAAATAA